One window of Methanomassiliicoccus sp. genomic DNA carries:
- a CDS encoding DUF2117 domain-containing protein: MRYGIVVHGPEALDSGMARWFLDRLSQDHEVEATLGGAMGLAAVLDAGMEERIDASRRELVSEAVARLGRTSDIVLLLNWSKDRGSGEAFGRLVWEHVPPALRCPMVQADRDFFIVWEGKLNKELASLFRERDLDRIRAPLSCEQREGVRAISGVRPGENIWINGTVVGRATSDDVTIRMCGGRLYFEGVDVKAHGLERVRVTDLGTAIIRSGSVRRTSSPARAVGTAGGSRLILVDHKGEDSIFRARGSRAAVTVGDDTTRVCSALLARLGVPVIGIVDGDEDGICTDSSFAPGTMIVKLRPGNDDQLGEKVRAEIFHGGDETEYDGDLSALAERIARMAGPSLLDVTRMI, translated from the coding sequence GTGAGATATGGCATCGTCGTGCACGGTCCAGAGGCCCTCGATTCAGGCATGGCCAGGTGGTTCCTGGACCGCTTGTCCCAGGACCATGAGGTGGAGGCGACACTGGGAGGGGCCATGGGGTTGGCCGCCGTGCTTGACGCAGGCATGGAGGAGCGAATCGATGCGTCACGGCGGGAGCTTGTCTCCGAGGCCGTGGCGAGGCTGGGCCGTACCAGCGATATTGTTCTTTTGTTAAACTGGTCCAAGGACAGAGGGTCCGGAGAAGCGTTCGGAAGGTTGGTCTGGGAGCATGTACCTCCTGCCCTACGCTGTCCCATGGTGCAGGCGGACAGGGATTTCTTCATTGTTTGGGAGGGGAAACTGAACAAGGAGCTGGCCTCGCTGTTCCGGGAGCGGGACCTAGATAGGATAAGGGCCCCTCTATCTTGTGAGCAGCGGGAGGGCGTCCGCGCCATCAGCGGCGTGCGGCCCGGGGAGAACATCTGGATCAATGGTACTGTGGTCGGTCGAGCTACATCAGACGATGTCACCATCAGGATGTGCGGCGGCCGCCTATACTTCGAGGGGGTCGACGTCAAGGCCCATGGCCTGGAGAGAGTGAGGGTGACGGACCTGGGTACGGCCATCATCCGTTCGGGCTCGGTACGAAGAACAAGCTCCCCCGCCCGGGCAGTAGGGACGGCCGGAGGGAGCAGGCTGATCCTCGTGGACCATAAGGGTGAGGATTCCATCTTCAGGGCTCGGGGGTCCCGGGCGGCGGTCACCGTAGGGGACGATACGACCCGAGTGTGCTCAGCTCTCCTTGCTCGTCTGGGGGTACCAGTCATAGGTATTGTGGATGGGGACGAGGATGGCATATGCACCGATAGCTCCTTCGCTCCCGGCACTATGATAGTAAAGCTCAGGCCGGGCAACGATGATCAGTTGGGTGAAAAGGTCCGAGCAGAGATATTTCACGGCGGCGATGAGACGGAGTACGACGGCGATCTTTCGGCCCTTGCCGAGCGCATCGCCCGCATGGCCGGACCGTCATTGTTGGACGTCACTAGAATGATCTGA
- a CDS encoding sulfurtransferase TusA family protein produces the protein MVEVLDAKGLMCPMPIVQLAKKFKTMNVGDEIELLATDVGSKADVPAWCQRTGNELVETREENGVYIYRIKKLK, from the coding sequence ATGGTGGAAGTATTGGATGCGAAGGGGCTCATGTGCCCCATGCCCATCGTCCAGTTGGCTAAAAAGTTCAAGACCATGAACGTGGGGGACGAGATAGAGCTACTGGCGACCGATGTGGGCTCCAAGGCGGACGTGCCAGCATGGTGTCAGAGGACCGGCAACGAACTGGTGGAGACCCGCGAAGAGAACGGGGTCTACATCTATCGCATAAAGAAGCTTAAGTGA
- a CDS encoding pyridine nucleotide-disulfide oxidoreductase: MADTKKLMIVVSEGTFDKGMMAMMIANTAASMGMDVHIFFSFFGLNLLKKGAKPKLPGMYRLFTGMFVKRMANVGVGNFSDQLTMALDLGVNLYGCSTTMELMNVTQDKMVDGVKVLGAAGFLDLAADSDMQYFIG; this comes from the coding sequence ATGGCAGATACGAAGAAATTGATGATCGTCGTTTCTGAGGGGACATTCGACAAGGGAATGATGGCGATGATGATCGCCAACACCGCCGCGAGCATGGGGATGGATGTGCATATTTTCTTCTCCTTCTTTGGCTTGAACCTCCTCAAGAAAGGAGCGAAGCCGAAGCTGCCTGGTATGTATAGGCTGTTCACCGGTATGTTCGTGAAGCGCATGGCCAACGTTGGCGTGGGCAACTTCTCGGACCAGCTTACGATGGCCCTGGACCTGGGCGTGAACTTGTACGGCTGCAGCACCACCATGGAGCTCATGAACGTTACCCAGGACAAGATGGTGGATGGGGTGAAGGTCCTGGGTGCCGCAGGGTTCCTGGACCTTGCCGCGGACTCCGACATGCAGTACTTCATCGGGTGA
- a CDS encoding DsrE family protein has product MMNMDTNVAVKLARAAMDKGHKVTVFGYGEGVFLIKEGQDPKRFPNVGKEVQSMTKEGLEVAVCETCCNARGFKRGEEIPGTKIGSITNDFSRMASEADRLVTIAR; this is encoded by the coding sequence ATGATGAACATGGACACCAACGTGGCGGTAAAGCTAGCAAGAGCGGCTATGGACAAGGGCCACAAGGTCACGGTGTTCGGATACGGGGAAGGGGTCTTCCTCATCAAGGAGGGACAGGACCCCAAGCGCTTCCCCAACGTGGGGAAGGAAGTGCAGTCCATGACCAAGGAAGGATTGGAGGTGGCGGTGTGCGAGACCTGTTGCAACGCCCGGGGCTTCAAGAGGGGAGAGGAGATACCCGGCACCAAGATCGGCAGCATTACCAACGACTTCTCCCGAATGGCATCCGAGGCTGACCGGCTGGTCACGATAGCGAGGTGA
- a CDS encoding DUF5591 domain-containing protein — MLDIIDRSGPARSGRWSFGQTKVDLPNILFVDTPVHRPPSYADLTITSGERISIQGSGEEEYGGFEQRIIKPNDSFREVASLEEGDKVVIVRGRNCEGLWEREEEVFVLGNAFELRRDARTFVENLVALRKAVGPSKLIYAPGLMEPSNLALLAYMGVDLFDSSLPLYQAARGRVLLTEGAVKADDAMWLMESSGTVEAQNLQAAWSELLLVRHMLRVGRLRELVETRVTASPWMVAALRIFDLEHYAHQERLTSVLGPRFYCNSKASLFRPDVWRFRRRMMERWEPAPHKKVLLLIPCSAKKPYYTSKSHRLFEEVLLSIPNSCAVQEMILTSPLGAVPRELELFYPASQYDIPVTGNWDREEVSMIQELVGKAASYGFQATISHLGSESGFVGEVLDCVDTTQGQGTTAPESLERLRKVLMEACGNADKAPRAQDRVEFLRSQARFQFGKEGGVLLDGCTVVGKYPYLKFLREGVQLGMLTPERGMLSLTMEGGEVLRGQNINVVRMGDFDLGGNLFAVGINDADEGIRAGDEVVILRGEEVEGVGVAAMSGEEMVRLKRGEAVRVRHKRKRK, encoded by the coding sequence ATGCTCGATATCATCGACCGCTCTGGACCTGCCCGTTCCGGCAGATGGTCGTTCGGACAGACCAAGGTCGATCTCCCCAACATATTGTTCGTGGATACCCCGGTCCATCGGCCCCCTAGCTACGCAGATCTTACCATAACCAGTGGAGAGCGAATCTCTATCCAGGGATCGGGAGAGGAGGAGTACGGCGGCTTCGAGCAGAGGATTATCAAACCTAATGACTCCTTCCGCGAGGTTGCTTCCCTGGAGGAGGGTGACAAGGTCGTTATCGTCCGGGGAAGGAATTGCGAGGGACTGTGGGAGCGGGAGGAGGAGGTCTTTGTGCTGGGGAACGCCTTCGAGCTCAGAAGGGACGCACGGACCTTCGTGGAGAACCTCGTGGCGCTGCGGAAGGCCGTGGGTCCGTCCAAGCTCATATATGCCCCGGGACTTATGGAGCCTTCTAACCTGGCCCTGTTGGCCTACATGGGTGTGGACCTCTTCGACTCCTCGCTTCCCCTATATCAGGCGGCCAGGGGCAGGGTTCTCCTGACGGAGGGTGCCGTGAAGGCCGATGATGCCATGTGGCTGATGGAAAGCTCGGGGACGGTTGAAGCGCAAAATCTCCAGGCAGCATGGTCAGAGCTGCTTCTGGTGCGACACATGCTCCGGGTCGGTCGTCTCCGGGAACTGGTGGAGACGAGAGTTACCGCCAGCCCCTGGATGGTGGCCGCTCTGCGGATATTCGATCTGGAGCACTACGCACACCAGGAAAGGCTCACGTCGGTTCTCGGTCCCCGCTTCTACTGCAATTCCAAGGCCTCATTGTTCCGGCCGGACGTGTGGAGGTTTCGCCGGAGGATGATGGAGAGATGGGAACCTGCTCCTCACAAAAAGGTCCTCTTGCTGATACCCTGCTCGGCCAAGAAGCCGTACTACACATCCAAGAGCCATCGGTTATTCGAGGAGGTCCTGCTCTCCATTCCCAACTCATGTGCCGTGCAGGAGATGATATTGACATCTCCTCTGGGTGCGGTCCCTCGGGAGCTGGAACTGTTCTATCCTGCCTCCCAGTATGATATACCGGTCACGGGAAACTGGGACCGCGAGGAGGTCAGCATGATACAGGAACTTGTAGGCAAGGCCGCCAGCTACGGTTTCCAGGCAACAATATCCCATCTCGGCTCGGAGAGCGGTTTCGTGGGCGAGGTCCTCGATTGTGTTGATACCACACAGGGCCAGGGCACCACGGCCCCGGAGTCCTTGGAGCGTCTGAGGAAGGTGCTGATGGAGGCATGTGGGAATGCGGACAAGGCCCCGCGGGCGCAGGACCGGGTTGAATTTCTCCGTTCGCAGGCCCGCTTCCAGTTCGGCAAGGAGGGAGGTGTGCTCCTGGACGGGTGTACGGTCGTAGGGAAGTACCCCTATCTGAAATTTCTACGCGAAGGCGTTCAATTGGGTATGCTCACCCCGGAGCGGGGCATGCTCTCCTTGACCATGGAAGGCGGGGAGGTCCTGAGGGGACAGAACATCAACGTTGTTCGCATGGGGGATTTCGATCTGGGAGGCAATCTCTTCGCTGTCGGGATAAATGATGCCGATGAAGGGATCCGGGCAGGGGACGAGGTCGTCATACTCAGGGGCGAGGAGGTAGAAGGGGTAGGCGTGGCGGCCATGTCCGGGGAGGAGATGGTGCGGCTGAAGCGGGGAGAGGCGGTGCGGGTCCGGCACAAGCGGAAGAGGAAGTAA
- a CDS encoding tetratricopeptide repeat protein: MGFLESLRDKELRGLYRARKLVESADLLIEKGHVQEALAEFETVKELVSREGIKESPHSKDYADLLIVLSGVMLKAKSYDDALATADKALTLNPSNPSAMSARARAFAVKGSPAEAITQMDRAIELKGNDKKLLFDKAKVLEQSGDKEQAAAVLKKVVEMDPSDIETYDALIALDDQKRWTMAKAEALLRSKRYDDSLKALDDVLSHDPKNLDVMLVKAKILMEERCFDEASAIYDMVLDIEPTSFSANIGKALVLRSAGELEASVKFYKEALRADVERKETWNEVGPLLEQLKRFEEAEMVYTHALKLDPDYLSALEGHYRTLQALERWPEMIDAASLVLAQKPELAVHKSKITALVKTQRFKEGLEAVNTALLQFPKEPELVSRKRDISAALGMGDETVKYCEEILADKPHDPETMYDLGVAYCRALRFHESIKMLEKALKTHEDKEKVLLALKDAYKGIGKDKDVLMMCERVLEINPQNTSAMVDAAVALDRSGRREEACQLYDQTLQLEPGNQDALRNLCISLFNQKKYDRALEKSLDGTQLFSSDPSFWMIKGDTLYATGRFSEGAEALAKAISLDPTDKRLWWSRGMALVSDGRHEEAIVSYDEALKLDPQDFNILISKGVALAMMDQHSQAIQCFDRAISVDEDNKFAQVQRGRSLAKLGMHAEAVNSYNRALALGHKDLEVLEAKKGSLKLLGRVDEVISTCDQILKLDPKNKAAAMDKASSLQTLGRVDEALRTYNKVLDGNPRDDLVLEKKKEALMLKGDYTGVIDACNLLLQIEPRSKSAHTDRGDALQALGRTQEALIEYDYALRLDTSDKALYNKKGIALMDLGNYQGGAEAFDRGWKMDPGDSVMLDNKGRALLMSRDASGALEAFNHAANITPANHTFRMDQGRALATLGSYDQALEAFEAALQLNANDPQVWKYKGNVHLKLGNKEEAIKCFDRSAELGSPDPATYLSKGKAEEELGRLEDALGSYLDAAKINANDARLWMRIGIAQAKLGKLPEAVESLDRSIALDRTNNRAWLNRAALLERLGDDEEALRSYDTVIGNEPQDKYAWSGKGRILMKMDKLDHAKRSFDRALELDPQLESAVEGNTALDLKLKQRQISIYAARVLEYEHRRNAKVTREEAFKDCGLPFSALDEVTAYLQAKEAVDVEGLDEGRFHAYEVLSHDVLMATLGNPNYQRQGLRLADVYMSMPDRDVEKAKKVMSYIETVNKMDFTPEAMDKKTEKMVRAALELPSSAHSTLGIMQNLEVGLYTARRIVSMLNSLSSGASAPRQYQVARERPPSTKDAPQAPVAKGRVRSRETVDPADVEGSYERQEVRPMFKRKRREEAAPARPVDRSKAVTVTYQQETGQYHGRKCLFHGGAAVSVCPSCGTMFCMDCVTNLDICPRCQLAIDFVDGATIGKAVDDRDLIETEAQRKAIQQRWAMKRLAEADRNSAAGEKQYKAVERELKAARPDKERMVERLVQESQKRYNAPPVQNAPQAAYRAAAESVEEAPPTLKEQIEMLQQDAPEPQIYQPASMVEETMPREAALAEGELNEMEAVEAAPEPEEILPDERAPPVRRSDDRREKLREILEAEPEPAAEVRDLSRL; the protein is encoded by the coding sequence ATGGGATTTCTAGAATCGCTCCGCGATAAGGAGCTTAGAGGGCTCTATAGAGCTCGAAAGCTGGTCGAGAGCGCTGACCTGCTTATCGAAAAAGGTCATGTTCAAGAAGCACTGGCCGAGTTTGAGACAGTCAAAGAACTGGTGTCTCGGGAAGGTATCAAGGAGAGCCCCCACTCCAAGGACTACGCTGATCTGCTGATCGTCCTTTCAGGAGTGATGTTAAAGGCCAAATCATATGATGATGCTCTAGCGACGGCAGACAAAGCGCTGACGTTGAACCCATCCAATCCTTCCGCCATGTCCGCCAGGGCCCGGGCGTTCGCGGTGAAGGGATCACCCGCAGAAGCCATCACCCAGATGGACCGAGCGATAGAGCTCAAGGGCAATGATAAGAAGTTGCTCTTTGATAAGGCCAAGGTCCTGGAGCAGTCGGGGGACAAAGAACAGGCGGCCGCGGTGCTGAAGAAGGTAGTGGAGATGGACCCGTCGGACATCGAGACCTACGACGCGCTCATCGCCCTAGATGATCAGAAGAGATGGACCATGGCCAAGGCCGAAGCTCTGCTTCGCAGCAAGCGGTATGATGATTCCCTCAAGGCTCTAGACGATGTTCTTTCTCATGACCCCAAGAACCTGGATGTAATGCTGGTCAAGGCCAAGATCCTGATGGAGGAGCGTTGCTTCGATGAGGCCTCTGCGATATACGATATGGTGCTGGACATCGAGCCGACATCGTTCAGCGCCAACATTGGCAAGGCCCTGGTGCTCCGTTCCGCGGGGGAACTGGAGGCCTCGGTGAAATTCTACAAGGAGGCCTTGAGAGCGGACGTGGAGAGGAAGGAGACATGGAACGAGGTCGGCCCCTTGCTGGAACAACTCAAGCGGTTTGAGGAGGCCGAGATGGTCTATACCCACGCGCTGAAGCTCGATCCCGATTACCTCTCCGCTCTGGAGGGCCATTACCGTACCCTGCAAGCTCTGGAGAGGTGGCCAGAGATGATCGATGCGGCCTCGCTCGTGCTGGCGCAGAAGCCGGAGCTCGCTGTCCACAAGAGCAAGATCACCGCCCTGGTTAAGACCCAGCGCTTCAAGGAAGGACTCGAAGCGGTTAACACCGCCCTGCTGCAGTTCCCCAAGGAGCCGGAGCTGGTCTCCCGCAAGAGAGATATCTCCGCGGCCCTGGGCATGGGGGATGAGACCGTCAAGTACTGCGAGGAGATACTTGCCGATAAGCCCCACGATCCCGAGACCATGTACGATCTGGGAGTGGCATATTGCAGAGCCCTCCGGTTTCATGAATCCATAAAAATGTTGGAAAAGGCCCTCAAGACCCATGAGGACAAGGAGAAGGTCCTCCTGGCCCTGAAGGATGCATATAAGGGCATAGGCAAGGACAAGGATGTCCTGATGATGTGCGAGCGGGTACTGGAGATCAACCCCCAGAACACCAGCGCCATGGTGGACGCGGCAGTGGCCCTGGACCGCTCTGGAAGAAGGGAGGAGGCCTGCCAGCTGTACGACCAGACCCTGCAGCTGGAGCCAGGCAACCAAGATGCCCTGCGCAACCTCTGCATCTCGTTGTTCAATCAGAAGAAGTACGATCGTGCTCTGGAGAAGTCCCTGGACGGCACGCAGCTTTTCTCATCGGACCCCAGCTTCTGGATGATCAAGGGGGACACCCTGTATGCAACGGGACGGTTCTCGGAAGGGGCGGAGGCATTGGCCAAGGCCATATCCCTGGACCCTACCGACAAGAGGCTGTGGTGGTCCCGCGGCATGGCCCTGGTGTCCGACGGCAGGCACGAGGAGGCGATAGTCTCCTATGATGAGGCCCTTAAGTTGGACCCTCAGGATTTCAACATACTCATCAGCAAGGGAGTGGCCCTGGCAATGATGGACCAGCATTCCCAGGCGATCCAGTGCTTCGATAGGGCCATCTCCGTGGACGAGGACAACAAGTTCGCTCAGGTCCAAAGAGGACGCTCCCTCGCCAAGCTAGGCATGCACGCCGAGGCCGTGAACTCCTACAACCGCGCCTTGGCCCTGGGCCACAAGGACCTGGAGGTCCTGGAGGCCAAAAAGGGGTCCCTGAAGCTCCTGGGTAGGGTGGACGAGGTGATCTCCACCTGCGACCAGATACTGAAGCTGGATCCCAAGAACAAGGCGGCCGCCATGGACAAGGCTTCCTCCCTTCAGACCCTGGGAAGGGTGGACGAGGCGCTTAGGACGTACAACAAGGTCCTGGACGGCAATCCGCGGGACGACCTGGTGCTGGAGAAGAAGAAGGAGGCCCTGATGCTGAAGGGGGACTACACAGGCGTGATCGATGCCTGCAACCTCCTGCTTCAGATCGAGCCTCGTTCCAAGTCCGCCCATACCGATCGCGGTGACGCCCTGCAGGCGCTGGGCCGGACACAGGAGGCATTGATCGAATATGATTATGCCCTGAGGCTCGATACCAGCGATAAGGCGTTATACAACAAGAAGGGGATCGCCCTGATGGACCTGGGCAACTATCAAGGAGGTGCCGAGGCCTTCGACCGCGGGTGGAAGATGGACCCCGGCGACTCGGTCATGCTGGACAACAAAGGCCGGGCCCTTTTGATGTCACGCGATGCCTCCGGAGCGCTGGAGGCTTTCAATCATGCGGCGAACATAACTCCTGCCAACCACACCTTCCGCATGGACCAGGGACGGGCCCTGGCCACCCTGGGCAGCTACGACCAGGCACTGGAGGCATTTGAAGCAGCCCTGCAGCTCAATGCCAACGATCCTCAGGTGTGGAAATACAAAGGGAACGTGCACCTGAAGCTCGGCAACAAGGAAGAGGCCATCAAGTGCTTCGACCGCTCCGCGGAACTGGGCTCCCCCGATCCCGCCACATACCTGTCCAAAGGTAAGGCGGAGGAGGAACTGGGCAGGCTCGAGGACGCACTTGGCTCGTATCTTGATGCGGCCAAGATCAACGCCAACGACGCTCGGCTGTGGATGCGTATAGGGATCGCGCAGGCCAAGCTCGGCAAGCTCCCAGAGGCGGTGGAGAGCCTGGACCGTTCCATCGCCCTGGACCGCACCAACAATCGTGCCTGGCTCAACCGTGCCGCCCTGCTGGAAAGGCTGGGGGACGATGAGGAGGCGCTGCGTTCTTACGATACGGTCATCGGTAATGAGCCCCAGGACAAGTATGCCTGGAGCGGGAAGGGTCGCATCCTCATGAAGATGGACAAGCTCGACCACGCCAAGCGTTCTTTCGACCGGGCGCTGGAGCTGGACCCGCAACTAGAGTCGGCAGTGGAGGGCAACACCGCCCTGGATTTGAAGCTGAAGCAGCGGCAGATCTCCATATACGCGGCCCGGGTGCTGGAGTACGAGCACCGCCGTAACGCCAAGGTAACGCGCGAGGAGGCCTTCAAGGACTGTGGGCTGCCCTTCAGCGCCCTGGACGAGGTTACGGCATACCTTCAGGCCAAGGAGGCAGTGGACGTGGAGGGGCTGGACGAGGGGCGCTTCCATGCCTACGAAGTGCTGTCGCACGATGTCCTCATGGCCACCCTGGGCAACCCCAACTATCAGAGGCAGGGGCTGCGCCTGGCCGACGTGTACATGAGCATGCCGGACCGAGATGTGGAAAAGGCCAAGAAGGTCATGTCGTACATCGAGACCGTCAACAAGATGGACTTTACCCCTGAGGCCATGGACAAGAAGACCGAGAAGATGGTGCGGGCGGCCCTGGAGCTGCCCTCGTCCGCCCATAGCACCCTGGGGATCATGCAGAACCTGGAGGTAGGTCTGTACACCGCCCGGCGGATAGTGAGCATGCTCAACAGCTTGAGCTCGGGAGCATCCGCGCCCCGTCAGTATCAGGTAGCAAGGGAGCGGCCCCCGTCAACAAAGGATGCGCCTCAGGCACCCGTTGCAAAGGGGCGTGTCAGATCACGAGAGACAGTGGACCCTGCCGATGTGGAGGGGAGCTATGAGAGGCAAGAGGTAAGACCGATGTTCAAAAGGAAGAGGAGAGAGGAGGCCGCACCCGCGAGGCCCGTGGACCGCTCCAAAGCGGTGACTGTCACTTATCAACAGGAGACCGGCCAGTACCATGGACGCAAGTGCCTTTTCCATGGGGGGGCGGCGGTGTCAGTGTGCCCCAGCTGCGGGACCATGTTCTGCATGGATTGCGTAACCAACCTGGATATCTGTCCGAGGTGCCAGCTGGCCATCGACTTCGTCGATGGGGCGACCATAGGCAAGGCCGTGGACGACAGGGACCTTATAGAGACCGAGGCCCAGAGGAAGGCGATCCAGCAGCGGTGGGCGATGAAGCGCCTGGCGGAGGCGGATCGCAACAGCGCTGCCGGTGAAAAGCAGTACAAGGCCGTGGAGCGGGAGCTGAAGGCTGCGAGGCCGGACAAGGAGAGGATGGTGGAGAGGCTGGTGCAGGAGTCGCAGAAGCGATATAACGCTCCGCCGGTCCAGAACGCCCCCCAGGCTGCATACCGTGCGGCCGCCGAGAGCGTGGAAGAGGCCCCGCCCACCCTGAAGGAGCAGATCGAGATGCTGCAGCAGGACGCCCCCGAGCCGCAGATCTATCAGCCGGCGAGCATGGTGGAGGAGACCATGCCCAGAGAGGCTGCGTTGGCAGAGGGAGAGCTCAATGAGATGGAGGCGGTGGAAGCAGCGCCAGAGCCCGAGGAGATATTGCCGGATGAGCGCGCCCCTCCCGTGAGAAGGTCCGACGACCGGAGGGAGAAGCTGAGGGAGATCCTGGAGGCCGAGCCGGAACCGGCGGCTGAGGTGCGTGACCTGAGCCGGTTGTAA
- the truD gene encoding tRNA pseudouridine(13) synthase TruD → MLECSSREAVIGLEVYFSDTTGIGGRLKRSPEDFLVEEVSSFPERNDIGPYTIAQVTAQNWEMNRLVRELSKALGISRDSIGFAGTKDKRAITTQLMSFLAPVDQVMEVHIHQVSVEGAYRAKKPLTIGDLVGNRFQIQVKETALSGNDLRSSLDGTAAALDQLGGYPNFFGVQRFGAVRPVTHEVGRWIVKGDFERAVMTYAGNPVPQESEAAREARKRLDENRDFSEALDYFPRTLTFERMIIGFLARNPDDYMGAIRVLPPNLQMMFVHAYQSYLFNLTVSERIRRGLPLNRPLVGDVVLPVDRQGLPDHDHGVPVTSKNLDLVERQVRNGRAYIGGVLFGSESVLSEGTMGEIERLIIEREGLEAKDFMVPQLHQCSSKGSWREILGRVKDLRYEAAEDSVRFSFELNKGCYATSLLREFMKKGELMDY, encoded by the coding sequence ATGCTGGAGTGCAGTTCCCGTGAGGCTGTCATAGGCCTCGAGGTCTATTTTTCTGATACCACTGGGATCGGGGGACGGCTGAAGCGTTCGCCCGAGGACTTTCTGGTCGAGGAGGTATCCTCCTTTCCCGAGAGGAACGATATCGGCCCCTATACCATAGCTCAGGTCACCGCCCAGAACTGGGAGATGAACCGTCTGGTGCGGGAGCTCTCCAAGGCCCTGGGCATCTCCCGGGACTCCATCGGGTTCGCCGGGACCAAGGACAAGAGGGCGATCACCACTCAGCTCATGTCGTTCCTGGCCCCCGTGGACCAGGTCATGGAAGTACATATCCACCAGGTCAGTGTGGAGGGGGCATATCGAGCGAAAAAGCCGCTCACGATCGGCGACCTCGTAGGGAACCGGTTCCAGATCCAAGTGAAGGAGACTGCTCTATCCGGAAACGATCTTCGATCGTCCCTCGATGGGACGGCGGCCGCCCTCGATCAACTGGGCGGCTATCCCAATTTCTTCGGGGTGCAACGTTTCGGGGCAGTGCGCCCGGTGACCCATGAGGTGGGGAGGTGGATCGTGAAGGGGGACTTCGAGCGGGCGGTCATGACCTACGCCGGGAATCCTGTACCTCAGGAAAGCGAGGCCGCCAGGGAGGCCCGCAAGAGGCTGGACGAGAACCGGGACTTCAGCGAGGCGCTGGATTACTTCCCCCGCACGCTGACCTTCGAGAGGATGATCATAGGCTTCTTGGCCCGCAACCCTGATGACTACATGGGAGCCATCCGGGTGCTGCCCCCCAACCTGCAGATGATGTTCGTCCATGCCTACCAGTCGTACCTCTTCAACCTCACGGTGAGCGAGCGTATCCGCAGGGGATTGCCTCTCAACCGCCCTCTGGTTGGGGACGTAGTCCTCCCCGTGGACCGTCAAGGTCTTCCGGACCACGATCACGGTGTTCCGGTAACATCGAAGAACCTGGACCTTGTGGAGAGGCAGGTCAGGAACGGCAGAGCGTACATAGGGGGAGTCCTCTTCGGATCTGAGTCCGTACTCTCCGAGGGGACCATGGGCGAGATCGAGCGCCTGATCATCGAGAGGGAGGGGCTGGAGGCAAAGGACTTCATGGTACCCCAGCTCCACCAGTGCTCCTCCAAGGGGAGCTGGAGGGAGATCCTCGGGAGGGTCAAGGACCTCCGGTACGAGGCCGCCGAGGACAGCGTCCGATTCTCGTTCGAGCTGAACAAGGGCTGCTACGCCACCTCACTTCTCCGCGAGTTCATGAAGAAGGGCGAGCTGATGGACTACTGA
- a CDS encoding DNA-directed RNA polymerase subunit L — translation MQLQLLDKDKDSIQVQIRDADMTLIQPLISELLADEGVEEVKWVTGHPDLDIPVLTIKVKSGKPQTALKRAAKTLSNEFKEAREKLEKSK, via the coding sequence ATGCAACTTCAGCTCCTTGACAAGGATAAGGACTCCATACAGGTCCAGATCCGCGACGCCGATATGACCTTGATCCAGCCGCTCATCAGCGAGCTCCTGGCGGACGAGGGCGTGGAGGAGGTCAAGTGGGTTACTGGTCACCCCGATCTGGACATACCGGTGCTGACGATCAAGGTCAAGAGCGGCAAGCCCCAGACCGCGCTGAAGAGGGCTGCCAAGACCCTCTCCAATGAGTTCAAGGAAGCGCGGGAGAAACTAGAGAAGAGCAAGTGA
- a CDS encoding universal stress protein, with protein sequence MERLLVGVDGSKNSEEAVRYAEDIWRKYGSSITLIFVWHPPAASGQGIVIREIPEYELEKLVKAEKILKDAGITYSVIKKIGNPAMHIIDESKKGYDLLVMGSRGLGSVEGFLLGSVTSRVTHHVHIPVLIVPPKG encoded by the coding sequence ATGGAACGGTTGTTGGTCGGCGTTGATGGCTCGAAGAATTCCGAAGAGGCCGTTAGATATGCGGAAGATATCTGGAGGAAATACGGTTCCTCCATAACGCTGATCTTTGTGTGGCACCCACCGGCCGCTTCCGGACAGGGGATCGTCATTCGTGAGATCCCGGAGTATGAGCTGGAAAAGCTCGTGAAGGCGGAGAAGATCCTGAAGGATGCTGGTATAACCTACTCAGTGATCAAGAAGATAGGAAATCCAGCGATGCACATCATCGACGAGTCCAAGAAGGGCTATGACCTCTTGGTGATGGGCAGCAGGGGACTGGGGAGCGTGGAGGGATTTCTCCTGGGGAGCGTCACCAGCAGGGTAACGCATCATGTTCACATCCCCGTCTTGATCGTACCACCTAAGGGATGA